A genomic window from Megalobrama amblycephala isolate DHTTF-2021 linkage group LG2, ASM1881202v1, whole genome shotgun sequence includes:
- the LOC125262911 gene encoding olfactory receptor 6N1-like gives MANENFTVNKIDSFIITGFDHLQNQKLLGFFILITYMLILLGNSINLCIIMTDRHLHKPMYILICNLAVVDIMFSSTCSTTMISVLLAEIKTVSYYSCISRTYFYHVGDFTEVMALTLMAIDRLIAVKLPLRYHSIVTNSRTFLFIFVTWIAGFAVLGFVISVVDSVPYCQPVIRYVFCDYASMIRAACVNPEPYFFLPAMLSLWPIFGQFPFILCTYAVLAYSVTKLSNNSSRKQLINTCLSHLIVLLSFYAPKIVSSLLTRIGVVLNLTERNAIVIVASLVPPLINPTVYCTRTKEIRKRLADIFLRKKIVPNHLKSLSIALSS, from the coding sequence ATGGCAAATGAAAATTTCACTGTGAACAAGATAGACAGTTTTATAATCACTGGATTTGATCACCTGCAGAACCAAAAGCTCCTTGGATTCTTTATCTTAATAACCTACATGCTCATATTGCTTGGGAACAGCATCAATCTGTGTATCATCATGACTGACAGACATTTACACAAACCAATGTACATATTAATCTGTAATCTAGCTGTTGTTGACATAATGTTCTCCTCTACCTGCAGCACAACtatgatctcagtgctgctggCTGAGATTAAAACTGTCTCATACTACTCTTGTATCTCAAGGACGTATTTCTATCATGTTGGTGATTTCACAGAGGTCATGGCTCTGACTTTAATGGCCATAGACCGACTTATTGCAGTTAAGCTTCCCTTAAGGTATCACAGCATTGTAACAAATTCACgaacatttctgtttatttttgtgACCTGGATCGCTGGTTTTGCTGTTTTGGGTTTTGTGATATCAGTGGTAGACAGTGTCCCATATTGTCAGCCTGTCATCAGATATGTGTTTTGTGACTATGCTTCCATGATCAGAGCTGCTTGTGTCAATCCTGAACCCTATTTTTTCTTACCTGCAATGTTAAGTCTGTGGCCAATATTTGGGCAATTTCCCTTTATTTTGTGCACTTATGCTGTTTTGGCCTACAGTGTGACCAAACTCTCTAACAACTCAAGCAGAAAGCAACTGATCAACACTTGTTTGAGTCACCTCATTGTCCTGCTTAGTTTTTATGCACCAAAGATTGTGTCTAGCTTACTAACTCGAATAGGAGTTGTACTAAATTTAACAGAGCGAAACGCCATTGTGATTGTAGCCTCTCTAGTTCCTCCCTTAATAAACCCCACTGTTTATTGCACCAGAACTAAAGAGATCAGGAAACGATTAGCAGATATATTCTTGCGCAAAAAAATAGTACCAaatcatttaaagtcattatcaATAGCTTTATCATCTTAA
- the LOC125261186 gene encoding olfactory receptor 13C2-like encodes MNTGSVSEITMNQDFTENENISIPSYFYISGFSGIPRMKYYYIFLFFVYIITVLGNSCLMFVIIIDRNLHTPKYIAVFNLSLTDFCESTAAIPQLLDTFLFGNQLIPYKLCMSNMFSVLLFLAMQSLTLTILSFDRLVAICLPLRYHMIVTHRSMLVIISSSWTLVMLLTIIGAIFISSLSFCRVIVTVNSFYCDHGPIYRSACNNNYPSSVIANLFPAIILGFPVFFIIFSYTCIAVTLFRITTPQDRQRAIKTCTAHLILVAIFYVPITFTYAFWSFINTNTRIINLSLTSALPPMLNPIIYTFMTEEFVVSVERLLKRRFIFPSWK; translated from the coding sequence ATGAATACAGGATCAGTGAGCGAAATCACCATGAATCAAGATtttactgaaaatgaaaatatttccattccATCTTATTTCTACATCAGTGGTTTTTCTGGTATACCTCGCATGAAATACTATtacatatttctgttttttgtcTACATTATTACTGTGCTTGGAAACTCCTGCCTCATGTTTGTTATCATTATAGACAGAAATCTTCACACTCCTAAATATATCGCTGTCTTTAACTTATCACTGACAGACTTTTGTGAGAGTACCGCTGCAATCCCTCAGCTACTGGACACATTTTTGTTTGGTAATCAGTTGATCCCATATAAATTGTGCATGTCCAATATGTTCTCTGTTTTATTATTCCTCGCAATGCAGTCACTAACTCTAACTATTTTGTCTTTTGACAGATTAGTAGCTATTTGTTTACCACTGAGGTATCATATGATTGTGACCCATAGATCAATGCTTGTTATAATTAGTTCTTCATGGACACTAGTAATGTTGCTAACAATCATTGGAGCAATTTTCATCAGTAGTCTTTCTTTCTGCAGAGTTATTGTCACTGTTAACAGTTTCTACTGTGATCACGGGCCTATATATCGTTCTGCATGTAACAATAATTACCCAAGTTCTGTGATTGCGAATTTGTTTCCAGCAATAATCCTTGGGTTcccagtattttttattatcttttcaTATACATGCATAGCTGTAACATTGTTCAGAATCACAACCCCACAAGACCGTCAAAGAGCCATAAAGACATGTACTGCTCATTTAATATTAGTGGCTATATTTTATGTACCCATCACTTTTACATATGCATTTTGGTCCTTTATAAACACTAACACAAGGATCATCAATCTCTCTCTGACCTCTGCGCTTCCTCCAATGCTTAACCCTATAATCTACACATTCATGACAGAAGAGTTTGTGGTGTCTGTGGAAAGACTTCTTAAAAGAAGATTCATATTCCCATCttggaaataa
- the LOC125261198 gene encoding olfactory receptor 4D11-like, whose amino-acid sequence MANENYTVSNIDSFIITGFDHLQNQKLLGFLILITYMLILLGNSINLCIIMTDRHLHKPMYILICNLAVVDIMFSSTCSTTMISVLLAEIKTVSYYSCISRTFFYHLGDFTEVMALTLMAIDRLIAIKLPLRYHSIVTNSRTFLFIFVTWIAGFAVLGFVISVVDSVPYCQPVIRYVFCDYASMIRAACVNPEPYFFLPVMLSLWPMCGQFPFILCTYAVLAYSVNKLSNSSRKQMINTCLSHLIVLLSFYAPKLVSSILTRIGVVLNLTERNAIVIVASLVPPLINPTVYCTRTKEIRKRLADIFLRKKIVPNHLKSLSIALSS is encoded by the coding sequence ATGGCAAATGAAAATTACACTGTGAGCAATATAGACAGCTTTATAATCACTGGATTTGATCACCTGCAGAACCAAAAGCTCCTCGGATTCCTCATCTTAATAACCTACATGCTCATATTGCTTGGGAACAGCATCAATCTGTGTATCATCATGACTGACAGACATTTACACAAACCAATGTACATATTAATCTGTAATCTAGCTGTTGTTGATATAATGTTCTCCTCTACCTGCAGCACAACTATGATCTCAGTGTTGCTGGCTGAGATTAAAACTGTCTCATACTACTCTTGTATCTCAAGGACGTTCTTCTATCATCTTGGTGATTTCACAGAGGTCATGGCTCTGACTTTAATGGCCATAGACCGACTTATTGCAATTAAGCTTCCTTTAAGGTATCACAGCATTGTAACAAATTCACgaacatttctgtttatttttgtgACCTGGATCGCTGGTTTTGCTGTTTTGGGTTTTGTGATATCAGTGGTAGACAGTGTCCCATATTGTCAGCCTGTCATCAGATATGTGTTTTGTGACTATGCTTCCATGATCAGAGCTGCTTGTGTCAATCCTGAGCCCTATTTTTTCTTACCTGTAATGTTAAGTCTGTGGCCAATGTGTGGACAATTTCCCTTTATTTTGTGCACTTATGCTGTTTTGGCATACAGTGTGAACAAACTCTCTAACTCAAGCAGAAAGCAAATGATCAACACCTGTTTGAGTCACCTCATTGTCCTGCTCAGTTTTTATGCACCAAAGCTTGTTTCTAGCATACTAACTCGAATAGGAGTTGTACTAAATTTAACAGAGCGAAACGCCATTGTGATTGTAGCCTCTCTAGTTCCTCCCTTAATAAACCCCACTGTTTACTGCACCAGAACTAAAGAGATCAGGAAACGATTAGCAGATATATTCTTGCGCAAAAAAATAGTACCAaatcatttaaagtcattatcaATAGCTTTATCATCTTAA